The following proteins are encoded in a genomic region of Zea mays cultivar B73 chromosome 9, Zm-B73-REFERENCE-NAM-5.0, whole genome shotgun sequence:
- the LOC541937 gene encoding origin recognition complex 1, whose amino-acid sequence MDVAATPSRSKSKPRSSLVNPVAAPAESRMDLCTPSKPTPRRNSKSTASPAPMSPSTPYTVRRSRRLLETPTKAALEVQVKATLTPTSKGKRAAPSPKTPAQHEPKRQKRHPRKRAYYRKVVYDGGEFEVGDDVYVKRREAAESDAEDPEEEECRVCFRTGGGVMVECDACLGGFHLRCVRPPLRRVPEGDWACPYCEAERAGKVVERPRPPEGKRIVRTAKEKLLSSDLWAARIESLWREPDGTFWAKVRWYIIPEETAAGRQLHNLRRELYRTNDLADIEMETILRHCSIMCPKDFRDANDGGDDVFYCEYEYDIHWHNFKRLADIGDEPETKEDPSDEPYNASDDYNSDTDEDSEYDEVEEPTSSFSARGNQSHELAANSRKGRIYGLQKIGIRKIPEHVRCHQKTELEKAKATLLLATLPKSLPCRDKEMEEISIFVKDAICNDQCLGRCLYIHGVPGTGKTMSVLAVMRRLRSEFDSGTLRPYCFIEINGLKLASPENIYKVVYEQLSGHRVGWKKALHYLTEHFSGGTKIGKQANQPIILLIDELDLLLTRNQSVLYNILDWPTKPYSNLVVIGIANTMDLPEKLLPRISSRMGIQRLCFGPYNYRQLQEIITSRLKGIDAFEEQAIEFASRKVAAMSGDARRALEICRRAAEFADYRVKQSRQSAQNTVSANKGDGVVSMGDIEAAIQEVFQAPHIQVMKNCPKFGKVILVAIVHELYKSGLGEIMFDKLATTVFSWCRAHRELLPGYDTLLKICCKLGESKIILCEEGTKHKLQKVQLNYPSDDVTFALKESPDLPWLSKYL is encoded by the exons ATGGATGTCGCTGCCACCCCCTCAAGGTCAAAATCTAAGCCCAGATCCTCGCTGGTGAATCCCGTCGCAGCCCCCGCCGAGTCCAGGATGGACCTCTGCACCCCATCGAAGCCCACGCCCAGGCGGAACTCCAAATCGACGGCCTCGCCGGCGCCAATGTCTCCGTCGACGCCCTACACCGTCCGGCGCTCGCGCCGCCTCCTCGAAACCCCCACCAAAGCCGCCCTGGAGGTGCAGGTGAAGGCTACGCTGACCCCTACCTCCAAGGGCAAGCGCGCCGCGCCGTCACCTAAAACCCCTGCTCAGCACGAGCCCAAGAGGCAGAAACGACACCCGAGGAAGAGGGCATACTACCGGAAGGTGGTGTATGACGGCGGGGAGTTCGAGGTCGGTGATGACGTGTACGTGAAGCGGCGGGAGGCGGCGGAGTCTGACGCGGAGGACCCCGAGGAGGAAGAGTGCCGCGTATGCTTCCGCACCGGTGGCGGGGTTATGGTGGAGTGCGACGCGTGCCTCGGCGGATTTCACCTGCGTTGCGTGCGACCGCCGCTTCGGAGGGTGCCTGAAGGTGACTGGGCATGTCCATACTGCGAGGCCGAGCGCGCCGGAAAGGTGGTCGAGCGGCCCAGGCCGCCTGAGGGCAAGCGCATCGTGAGGACTGCCAAGGAGAAACTCCTTTCCAGCGATCTGTGGGCTGCACGCATCGAGAG TTTATGGAGGGAGCCTGATGGCACCTTCTGGGCAAAGGTCAGGTGGTACATTATCCCCGAAGAGACTGCAGCAGGAAGGCAGCTGCATAACTTGAGAAGAGAGCTGTATCGTACCAATGATCTTGCAGACATTGAG ATGGAAACAATCCTTAGACATTGTTCTATAATGTGCCCCAAAGACTTTAGGGATGCTAACGATGGAGGAGATGATGTATTTTACTGTGAATATGAGTATGATATTCATTGGCATAATTTTAAGCGTTTGGCAGATATTGGTGATGAACCCGAG ACAAAGGAAGATCCCAGTGACGAGCCTTACAATGCCAGTGATGATTATAACAGTGACACTGATGAAGATTCAGAGTATGACGAGGTGGAAGAACCTACATCATCTTTCTCTGCCAGAGGGAATCAATCACATGAATTGGCAGCG AATTCAAGGAAGGGTAGAATATATGGCCTACAAAAAATTGGAATACGAAAAATTCCTGAGCATGTTCGGTGCCACCAAAAGACTGAGCTGGAGAAGGCTAAAGCAACCCTGTTATTGGCAACTCTCCCTAAGTCATTACCTTGCAGGGATAA AGAAATggaggagatatcgatatttgtaAAGGATGCAATCTGCAATGACCAGTGCCTAGGACGGTGCCTTTATATACATGGTGTACCTGGTACTGGCAAG ACTATGAGTGTACTTGCTGTTATGAGGAGGCTGAGATCTGAATTTGATTCTGGAACACTGAGGCCATATTGTTTTATTGAAATTAATGGTCTTAAATTAGCATCCCCAGAGAATATCTACAAG GTTGTATATGAGCAGTTGAGTGGGCATAGGGTTGGGTGGAAAAAGGCTCTTCACTATTTAACAGAACATTTTTCAGGTGGCACTAAAATTGGAAAGCAAGCAAACCAGCCAATTATTTTGCTGATCGATGAGCTCGATCTTCTTTTGACAAGAAACCAGTCG GTGCTGTATAACATCCTTGATTGGCCCACCAAACCATATTCAAATCTAGTTGTCATAG GTATAGCAAACACAATGGATCTTCCAGAAAAATTATTGCCTCGTATATCAAGTCGGATGGGCATTCAACGACTGTGTTTTGGTCCATACAATTATCGGCAACTACAGGAAATTATAACAAGCCGTTTAAAGGGGATTGATGCCTTTGAAGAACAAGCTATTGAATTTGCTTCTAGAAAG GTAGCTGCTATGTCAGGTGATGCTAGGCGAGCTTTAGAGATTTGTAGACGAGCAGCAGAGTTTGCAGACTACCGTGTTAAACAGTCTCGACAGTCTGCACAGAATACTGTTTCTGCAAATAAAG GTGATGGTGTTGTTTCCATGGGTGACATAGAAGCTGCTATTCAGGAAGTCTTCCAGGCACCGCATATTCAA GTGATGAAGAATTGTCCAAAGTTTGGAAAAGTTATCTTGGTTGCCATAGTTCATGAGCTGTACAAAAGTGGACTAGGTGAAATAATGTTTGATAAG TTAGCAACAACAGTTTTCTCCTGGTGCCGTGCCCACAGAGAACTATTGCCTGGATACGACACTCTCTTGAAAATTTG CTGCAAGCTTGGTGAAAGCAAGATCATCCTCTGTGAAGAGGGTACCAAGCACAAGTTGCAGAAGGTGCAGCTCAACTATCCAAG TGATGATGTGACATTTGCCCTCAAGGAATCTCCAGATCTTCCTTGGCTATCTAAGTACTTGTGA
- the LOC103637967 gene encoding trimethylguanosine synthase — translation MAKITAAAAAVLESRSLRGARAVRLLHRIHHRFLLLLGATAPKAGRRKVARSREPKSLRAADEKQEQDVEAQDPNAAAAVSASDSASEAAVAGKYWAHRYSLFNLYDRGVCMDAEGWYSATPESIAALQAARAAPGDLVVDAFAGCGGNSIQFAARGCYVVAVEIDPRKVELAVHNARVYGVEDRIEFIVGDFFRLAPFLKADLVFLSPPWGGPSYIEAPVYTLDMLKPKDGYATFQAAQKIAPNVMMFLPRTVDVAQLEELSWMSCPPLDFETEENYVQHRCKGITAYFGRRYLRTRIREGEAQKIRRLTQRRSCEAGKLRHVCRKGNRLEDEKAI, via the exons ATGGCGAAaataaccgccgccgccgccgccgtgctagAGTCCCGGAGCCTGCGCGGCGCCCGCGCCGTTCGACTCCTCCACAGGATACATCATcgcttcctcctcctcctcggcgCCACTGCACCTAAAGCCGGCCGCCGCAAGGTGGCGAGATCGAGGGAGCCCAAAAGCCTCAGGGCGGCGGATGAAAAGCAGGAGCAGGACGTCGAGGCACAGGACCCCAATGCCGCCGCCGCCGTTTCCGCTTCCGATTCTGCTTCCGAGGCGGCCGTGGCGGGCAAGTACTGGGCGCACAGGTACAGCCTCTTCAACCTCTATGACCGCGGCGTGTGCATGGACGCCGAGGGCTGGTACTCCGCCACCCCGGAGTCCATCGCGGCGTTGCAGGCCGCCCGCGCGGCACCCGGCGACCTCGTCGTAGACGCCTTTGCCGGATGCGGCGGCAACTCCATCCAATTCGCCGCCAG GGGCTGCTATGTGGTCGCCGTGGAGATCGACCCCCGAAAGGTGGAGCTGGCGGTGCACAACGCGAGGGTGTACGGCGTCGAGGACAGAATCGAGTTCATTGTCGGTGACTTCTTCCGCCTGGCGCCTTTCCTCAAG GCTGATTTGGTGTTCCTTTCACCACCATGGGGAGGTCCATCCTACATTGAAGCTCCAGTTTACACCCTTGATATGCTGAAGCCGAAGGACGG GTACGCGACATTTCAAGCAGCTCAGAAAATAGCTCCtaacgtcatgatgttcttgccgCGGACCGTGGACGTGGCTCAACTGGAGGAACTTTCCTGGATGTCTTGCCCTCCCTTAGATTTCGAG ACTGAAGAGAACTACGTGCAACACAGATGCAAAGGGATCACTGCCTATTTTGGAAGACG gtatcttcggactcgtatcagagagggagaagctcaaaagatacgaaggttgacacagcgccgaagctgtgaagcaggaaagcttcggcatgtttgcagaaaagggaaccgacttgaagatgaaaaggccatttag